TCACCTGTAGAAGCTTCTTCCACACGACATGCTTCACCAAATGGAAATGACCTCAACAAAATTCACCTCTGAAGAAAGAATACATCGTTTATTTTCCCATTACATATCTGGATGATTCCCTTAACAGTTTGAATTGCATTGGTATATAACACATCTGATAACTTCGCACATGATGCATGCTAATGGAATTATGATATGGAACAACAACCTGTTGTCAGTACATCCATGAAAAGGTTACTCTTACGCCAAGGTATACTTGTATAAAAAAAACATGAAATAATGATGGAAGACAATATCTGGGAAATAATTGCATGAAGTATTTTCCCACGACAAATTCAGAGATTTTCATGTTGTAAGATTAGCAAAAACTGATAACAAGTGACATACTGAATGGAAGACGCAGAAAGACGACATACCAGTGGCAACCACCGGCAACCGAACCAACCTCAGCTACTGGATTTTATCCAGCTTCCCCTGCCATGCTTCTACTCACTACCATATCCAGCTTCTTTGTCATGTGAATAACCATGGTCCCTTTCATAGCCAGCTTGATCATAGCCTCTCTCGTGCACCTGGTCCCTTTCAGGTTGACTATCATGTTCACAGTCATTGTCACGACCACGTTCTCTTTCCTTATCTCTGCCATGACCCCGATCACGACCACGTTCTCTCTCCCTTTCTCTGCCACACTCATTTCTCCTCTCTGTCCCTTTCTCTGTTTCTATCTCGGTCCCAATGGTGGTACTGTCTGTCATCCCTTCACTCCCATGCCCTATCATGGGAACGTTCACGGGGCCTCTCCCATTCTCGATCTCGATCCCGTCCCCTTTCTCGAGACTTCTCCATGTCCACCCATTGAAAAATGAATAACTGATAGATGCTAGAAACATGATGTAAACTACTGATGTCACCAGAATCCTAAATTTATACTTGTACCTTCACTAGAAAATGGAAAGTGAAGAGGCCATCATACCTGTCCACCTGACGATCATCTTGTGCTCTTGACTCCTCTGATCTAGAATGTCCTGATGCACATTTCTGCTGCTCCCTGGGAAGAAGAAAAATTCATGTACAAAAAGAAAATACTCATAAATATTGATGCTCCGAACACATCTAGGGCAGTGTCATCCACAAAATGAAGATACAAATTAAAATGCAATTATTATGCAAGAAAATCCCAAGTTCCCTGCAACAAGTAGTACAACTACATTAATAGTTACTAGTTGCAAGAACGTTTATCTACTAGTCACCAATTTTAAGGCTCTAATGTAGGTACAAAACATAAGCATGTATACACTGGACTGACTATTCACTAACATCTTTCCTCTATCTCCCACAAAGACTACATGTATGCAAGTAAGTTCAAACAATTTTAACCACAAATTCCTCTTAGAAAATAGAATCACATAGTACCAATATGATACAAAATGAATTTTGCATCAGAGCAAGTATCAAAACCTGttgaatattaaataaaaaaagcctCCTGCGAGGCTCAACTGGTTCAAAACTAGGAAGAATTTTTGACTGGAAATTTTAGCACAGTAAGTAATTGCAAAATGATAATGTTCTGAAACTGCCTTGAAGGCTCAACCAAGTTCACAATAATAATTGACATTTTACTACAGAAGGAAAGCTCATATGAAAAACAACACCACTGTGTATTTATGCTATATTGACAAACAACAAAGAAGGCAGCTGTTCTTACATAGTCACAACCCGAGCAAACTATTTACAAACTTAGACAAAAATAATCAACTTTGATTTATCTAAAATTTGAAACATAATCATCCAGAATATGGTACTACTTGAACCTAGTCTAAAGAGGTACAAGCATATTGAAGGTCAAATTTTGGCTCAATTACCTGCCAGA
This DNA window, taken from Musa acuminata AAA Group cultivar baxijiao chromosome BXJ3-7, Cavendish_Baxijiao_AAA, whole genome shotgun sequence, encodes the following:
- the LOC103990976 gene encoding U1 small nuclear ribonucleoprotein 70 kDa isoform X1: MPSIATTPPSRPAPKPRMSQCPPAQTSAYKQADGRKIDNKRVLVDVEQGRSVPNWRPQRLGGGLGTTRTGGEEVNQKHSGREQQKCASGHSRSEESRAQDDRQVDSYSFFNGWTWRSLEKGDGIEIENGRGPVNVPMIGHGSEGMTDSTTIGTEIETEKGTERRNECGRERERERGRDRGHGRDKERERGRDNDCEHDSQPERDQVHERGYDQAGYERDHGYSHDKEAGYGSE
- the LOC103990976 gene encoding uncharacterized protein LOC103990976 isoform X2, producing the protein MPSIATTPPSRPAPKPRMSQCPPAQTSAYKQADGRKIDNKRVLVDVEQGRSVPNWRPQRLGGGLGTTRTGGEEVNQKHSGREQQKCASGHSRSEESRAQDDRQVDSLEKGDGIEIENGRGPVNVPMIGHGSEGMTDSTTIGTEIETEKGTERRNECGRERERERGRDRGHGRDKERERGRDNDCEHDSQPERDQVHERGYDQAGYERDHGYSHDKEAGYGSE